A region of the Ctenopharyngodon idella isolate HZGC_01 chromosome 2, HZGC01, whole genome shotgun sequence genome:
TCACCAAGCAGAGCCCAGAAACGCAGGCAGCCATTGAACATGAAGTCAGGATACTTCTGAGGGTAAACTCTGTTCTGATCTAACTCTGTCTCAATCTATTAACAAATCAGTAATGAAACATTGGATTCATACTGACTACCAATTTTTCCAGAGTTTTTGACTCTTATATTTGTTTGCTTGCTCCTAGGATTCCTACGAGCGTGCTAAAGTGATCTTAAAGTCCCGTGCTAAAGAGCACAAAAATCTAGCCGAGGCTTTACTGCGGTATGAGACGTTGGATGCCAAAGAGATCCAGCTGGTCTTGGAAGGAAAGACATTAGACTGTCACGGCAGATGAAGGTCACCAGGACGGCCAGGTAGCAGGGAAAGGACAATGTATCCCTAAAAGACATGAATGTACATATGCAACCAAGAGCTTGGTAGGCCTACTCTCCCCATTGCtaaaattgtattgttttttgaGCCAGATATCTGAAATTAGTTTCAATTTTACATGCTAATAAGGAAGGTGTAACACAACTCCTCCTTGGGATTTTTCTTTCCAAAGAATTTGTTCATGTGAGAATTCAACTAATTTAGTATTTATGTCAGTGTTTTTCTGTACCATTAACTATAGGTTCTGCCTTATTTGTAGTGGAGCAGAAGCTGATTTAGAATAAATCCTTGAGCTGTAAGGGGAAGTCCAGTTTACTGTAAAGGAATAAATCACTGTTCGCCATTTTTGAACCAGTTGTCTGAGCCAGGCTAAGTATATGTTTCATGGTGGCCTTTGAGAAATGTAAGGGGATGTATTTTCTTACTGAGGGATTGTGGAATGTTTCAAAGCACTTTGTTACTggaacatgtttgtttgtttgtttgtttgtttgtttgtttgtttgtttatgtgatGCATATCATATCTGCTTGTGAACAATGCTGCATCAGAGTACATTTAGTCACAGTTTGTTTATACTTCAGAACCTCAGTATGTTATTAGATAACCTTTCTGACAAGATGTTTCCTAGATCAACTTCCCAGTGGTCCAGTGATCAATGAACTCCTGTAGTTCTTGCTCTGTTTCTGCACTTTTATGAAATACACAAGACTATTTAAACAATCTGCAGTATCACAATCCATATTATAGGTTTAAATGCTCCCTGTCTTCCATCAATTTGATTATACACACCAATTATAAAACAAACGGAAGACCAAAATGTAATACTTTTTCAGATTTTATGTTTGATGTTCATTTCTCGGGTTCCAGTTACATTGGGTTTATTCAGCTTTATTCtacatattatttattcatgtacAGCAACTCTACATCTTTGAGTTTACCTTGCCTCCATGTATGTTTGCCTTTTACCCAAGCTCATTTTAGTtgtgtacatacagtatatatttataatcaataaaattaaaaacaaaaacattgtaGGATTGTATATAAGTGTATAAATTGATTTCAGTCTGATTTTTGCCTGGTttgtaatttacatttatttttcggTTGATGCAATTACGCATTTAGTAATAAACGGGAGCTGAACTGAATAAAGGAAACCATAAAACTCTGCAAAACTGTTATTTTCATGTACTATGACAACCTCTGCATTGCAAGaacattatacattttacacaaacaaacaaatgcaaactaggttttttattttctgaagAATGTGCGAGTGATGCAAAGGTTGGTGCCACAATATAGTATATTGCtaggtagttttttttttttttgtttttttgaatgtTGCTAACTGGCTTACTGGTTGCCTACTGGCCAAATTAAAAGAGCCTCTAGAATCCACATGATTTCTCAACCTTTTGGCTCCAAGCCCCCCATATTGTCTGAGACAAATGAAGGTCCCTTATGTAAGCCAAGATATTTCTGgtacatcttttttttaatgacgtgtctgtttttgttttgttttatttacataacaAATTGCAATTTATGAGCAGATTCtacctgataaaatattttggagcttgacataactagaaaaatctttatcaTCTCAAATTTCCTTgactttttaagtttttattaatttgcatagcttttccaggtctagaaatcacacttgttaaaggattagttcactttcaaatgaaaattagcccaagctttacttgccctcaagccaccctagatgtatatgactttcttcttactgatgaacacaatcgtagaaatattaataaatatcctgacacatccgagctttataatggcagtgaacagggttcacgagtatgagaaaagaaaaagaaagtacttccatccacatccattcatcataaacgtGTTGTACACATGGCTTTGGGGGTTaacaaaggccttctgaagcgaagcaatgcatttgtgtaaaaagtaaaatagtacttttaaaagtaaaatatctagcttccgccagaccgccttccgtgtTCAAGTtaagaagaaagtgtaaactggcgtcgcgtcagtaagttgaatagggaaggcgtaggacgtagcgtaagctttttgaactgcaagagttttacactttcttcatacgttgaatacggaaggcaatccggtggaagctagatattttacttcataacttgttaaatatggatatttttttacacaaacgcatcgcttcgcttcagaaggcctttattaacccccctgagccgtgtggagtacacatttatgatggatggaagcactttcttcctATAGTTTGAACAAGCTTTTAAgatctttaaaaagtaatttttaaataatcatgttgtttttttcttttattcagtaaaatgataattttacaattaaattaaaaattagagaggagatttgaagaaaattagtttaatatttaaattcagtGCTGCTGCAACTTGTGGCAAAATCCAAAGAAAGTAAGAAATACTGGAATAAAAGCGATACCATGAAGCAACCCAAAAGTAATGACTAGCATCACGATGGTGAAGAGGGTTCTGAATATGTAGCTACTGGAAGCTGAAAGTACCACCACACCCACAATTGTAGAAAGAGCCCCTTGAAGTATGGGGTAGCCCAGGTGCGTCAGTGCCTCCACAACTCTCTCGTTCACATCGGGCTTAGTACTGGACACGAACGTATAGGAGATATGAGCAGAGAAGTCCACGGAGAAGCCGATGCTAATGACCAAGTTTATCATGGAGATTGAATCAAGGCTAATGTTTAGCAGTGCCATGAAGCCGGTGACTCCCAAAATAACTGAAGCAATTGCAAAGGCCACCCACAAGGCGCAAAGAGGATTTGGAATCAGCACAAGAGAGATGGCCAGCATTACTGCGGTTGCCACCGTGACGGTCTGAAGAGTGATATGCCCTATTACAGTATACTGATCGTGGTATATAAACGCTGGATGGTAGACCAACAGTGGACACAGGCAGCTCTCTGCTCTCTTCCGTAGTGAGTTCAACATGTTCTTCTCTGTGAAGTTCTGAACAATTGTCTGAAGAAACAGACGTGAAGCAACTATGTCATTATTGGTTATGTTGACATCCTGTTTGAGCACTGGATGGTGGTCCAAAAACTGATACAGATGTGTTTTAAATGTAGCTTCTGTGCTGATGTTATTACCATGTTCCTCTGCATGCTTTTCGAAGGAATGAAGCCAAGATGTGGACAAGTTCTTGACAGAATTCAGTTCCTGAAATTGCATAATACAAGACTCAAGTTGATTACGTTCATTCTCCTCCCAATATGGAAATGTGCCATTGATGGCTAACATTACATTTGGGCCATGATAATGAAAGTATGTCTTCTCAGCCTCATAGTATTGGACAATGTAGGACTTATCAAGTGCTAGGTTCTTGAGATCAATGCCTTCCTTGAGCTGCAGGCAGCCATAAACACTAACAGCAATGTATACTAAGTAGATAAAAACTACTATTGCTTTACTCCAAACTGTTGTCAAAAATGGTCCATAGTACTTCCTGAAGAACAATGTCATTGGGTGCTCTTCCTCGGTTCCTGTGTCATGGTTGTAAGATCCTCCGAGACAGCAGACAGCGTATGCTTTAGACCGTCCTGGTGGGACCTCCTCTGGGACCTTCATGCAAGTTAACCAGTGTCTGTTCGCCCCCTCCCTTCTGCCATTCAGAGCCAGACAAGCTCCAAAGAAAGTGATGTTATAGAAGTAGCAGAACAAGATGGCCGTGCCCGCATAAAAACAGAAAGACTGAACTGAGCCAAAGGGGTTACCATAGCTGAGGTAGAAGGCTAGCACGTCAGTCAGGGTGGTGATAGTAATGGAAATGGCTGCCTCCCTGTAGGTATCAGCCATACGGTCTGGCACTGTGTCTTGAATGTTGGTTCGTTGCCAGCTGGAGATCATGATAAACATGTCATCGATACCGATTCCTAAAAAACAGTTtcacattttgaaatgaaaatgtgtcAGTTGTGGAGAATATGAAATGTGGTGCTCTGTGTGCATTTGCATTTATGCCTTTGGACCATTTTATCCAATGTAACTTACAGtgagtggggtaagatgtgcCACCCAGTTAATCtagcagattttttttgtcacatgtCCATATATTTAGAACTATACAGAACATACAGTTGTATGTTCTATATGGCATTTAAAATCTATCCAGgtctcaaaatataaatctcaaAACAGTAGCGTTTGGGTGAAGTGTGTCTGATATTTTGATATAAGCTATACCAGTGGGTCGTCAAATAGTGATAGTGAGCTTCCAAATGCAGGAAATACCAAAGTTAAAAAGTTGTTTCACAGTCaaatattgtttcattttttgagtgcaatataaaatataacataaaacgCAAATAATGTTCAACAAAAATAAGACTAGCAAACCATAGTGCTATGCTGTACCAAATGTAGGGATGAATCAGTTCAAAATTCTAaagataataaatatttcagagTGGATACAGTATCTTACCAAGAATCAGGAATGGAGAAGATGCCACAGTAATAACAAATGGCACATTCATGAGTAACAGCAGCCCGAAGCTGGACAGCACTGCTTGTGCAGTGGAAAAAACTCCAAGAGAAGCCACCCACGCTTTATTCCTCACATTGTCAAACCTGTTGAGTAAAATGTATATGAAACAATGTTGAGCAATATAAGACTTGCAATCTATGAAATATATTCCAGctcatgaaataaaatacacaaaccTCAGGCAAGATATTACTGAAAATGAGATGGCAAGAAAGTAAGTAATTGCAAAAAGTTCAGTGACAGATTGGGTACTCTTCTCAAACTCCTGTTGTCTTGACATGGAGGTAAAATAGGATACCTGAGAAGAAAAATCGTTAAAACCTTTTAGTCACATATACTGAAAAATCATTGATTATACTAAGAATCACAGTATGCAAAacctcaaaatacaaaataaatgtgttcatgCCCAAAACAATTGTCcatcatttattataaagatAGCACAgcacaaaacatttcataaaaagtTTGCAGATGGCATTTTATGTTATATGATGATGTGTGAAGTGTCTTCTTTTTGGTGCCATAGGGGGTTAAGCACTTTCATGTGCaattatgcaaaaatatttgaagtgttcCATATTTTAGAAAATTGTTAGAGCAATTTTATTAAGTTCGTGACTGCCATTTTAGATTTTACCAAATTAATCTTTCATAAAGcctagttttttatttaatgtgtgGGTttgaattgcatttatttgaaaatttaaAACTGGCATGGTgactaaaatgactaaagaaTTAACACATTGGTTATACAAAGACTCAAGCAAATAGGGactacaaaaacatttaacacgGTACTTACTTCTGTTGCAGAGGTCGTTACATTCGACAGAAAGTCTATCAACTCTTGAAGCCAGGCTTCTCCCAGTGTTTTATTGCTCTCTTTTAAATAATAGAAAAGTCTCATTGCTTTGGCACTTTGAACAACTCCATTGTGATCCACCTCCACCTCACTGATGACATTTCCCATGTGGAGACATTTGAATTCGGACGGACAGTACTCAGGATACGTTATGTTGACAAAATTAATGTTGCTGgcattataatttaaaacatcaaGCATTACGTTAGAGTTGCATGTTCCGTTCACATTCGCGCAAATATCCGAGAACAAAAATTGTTGTGCGTCGTAAGTTGCGGTGATTCCTCTGACTTGTCCATCGATGCGGATGACCTCCTCTAGTGCAGCAACACTGAGTATGTTTGTCTGACAGGAGAATATCAAAGATGCAAAAACCCCGTCAGTGATTAATCGTATAATTGAAAACTGTGAGTCAATTTGTGGAAAAGTTTCTTGAAAGAAACGCCTCTCCACTTTAGCGCGGCCGTTTTTCGGAGTAAACTGCTCCACTATGTCGTTGGATTTCAGGTCATTCAGAAAGTAAAATCCTCCTCCGAGACCTGCGGACACCACCAGCGGTAAAGTGACAAACCACCACGGGTGAAGCCCTACGAACTTACCGAAACGTTCAAAACACATCCGTATGGGCTTTTCAATGCAGTCTGTGATGTAGGACACCATGACTACTAAAGAGTTGTGCACTCATCTGCACATCTGGTGGCGAGGAGATGTGCGCTGTAACATATAGGCCTAATATAAAAAGAGCAGGTCATATTTCTCCAGGGCTCTTATACAGAACAAATAAGAACACAGTGTTGACACAAATGATCTCTTGAGGCTTTGTCTTTTGTTATCTTGATTACTATTTCCACTAGAATTACCTCTCAAACCTATAATCAATAGGCTGAGGTTCTTCTGAAAGGGAACAATTTTCTGAAGCAGTGATCCAGGTACCTCCTGTATATGGAGCAATTAGCTCCCAATGAAACAATGGACCTCTGAAGTAGCAGACAATGGGAAAGCTCTTTAGAAAATGGATAAAGATTCTGAGAAACTGGATCTTGAGAAAGAGTAGCCTATTCTTAAAAGTAGATTTCCTTTGTGCTGGTTGTTTCAAACCTCACAGTACACACATCTTTTAGgacctacactcttaaaaattaagGCTCCAAAAGGGCGTTTTTGCAGCAATAACCTTTCAGttaacagttcttaaaagaaccccTTTTCTTAGTGTGaggtacattttaataatcGGAAGAAGCCTTTTTCACTATAAAGATCCTTTTGTGATGTGGAAAGATTCCATGTAAAGGTTCTTCACGCAACAATAGATGCCAACAAAGATGCATagatgcatgtgtttttaacCAAAGATGTGACCAAACGAATCAGGGGGTTGGCAGGTCATCACTCATTACcatgtactttttaaaaagagtacttataacaaaaacagt
Encoded here:
- the LOC127498472 gene encoding patched domain-containing protein 3 — translated: MFIMISSWQRTNIQDTVPDRMADTYREAAISITITTLTDVLAFYLSYGNPFGSVQSFCFYAGTAILFCYFYNITFFGACLALNGRREGANRHWLTCMKVPEEVPPGRSKAYAVCCLGGSYNHDTGTEEEHPMTLFFRKYYGPFLTTVWSKAIVVFIYLVYIAVSVYGCLQLKEGIDLKNLALDKSYIVQYYEAEKTYFHYHGPNVMLAINGTFPYWEENERNQLESCIMQFQELNSVKNLSTSWLHSFEKHAEEHGNNISTEATFKTHLYQFLDHHPVLKQDVNITNNDIVASRLFLQTIVQNFTEKNMLNSLRKRAESCLCPLLVYHPAFIYHDQYTVIGHITLQTVTVATAVMLAISLVLIPNPLCALWVAFAIASVILGVTGFMALLNISLDSISMINLVISIGFSVDFSAHISYTFVSSTKPDVNERVVEALTHLGYPILQGALSTIVGVVVLSASSSYIFRTLFTIVMLVITFGLLHGIAFIPVFLTFFGFCHKLQQH